One Oncorhynchus keta strain PuntledgeMale-10-30-2019 chromosome 22, Oket_V2, whole genome shotgun sequence DNA window includes the following coding sequences:
- the LOC127910714 gene encoding uncharacterized protein LOC127910714 isoform X26: protein MPFLNILSLRYKDNQRSVPMGQRPTLYQWVRGLPCTNGSEAYPVPMGQRPTLYQWVRGLPCTNGSEAYPVPMGQRPTLYQWVRGLYQWVRGLYQWVRGLYQWVRGLYQWIRGLYHWVRGLYQCVRGLYQWVRGRYQWVRGLYQWVRGLPCTNGSEVYPVPMGQRPTLYQWVGGLPCTNGSEVGTNGSEACTNGSEACTNGSEAYPVPMGQRPTLYQWVRGLPCTNGSEAYPVPMGRRSTLYQWVRGRYQWVRGLYQWVRGLYQWVRGLPCTNGSEVYPVPMGQRSTLYQWVGGLPCTNGSEVYPVPMGQRPTLYQWVRGLYQWVRGLYQWVRGLPCTNGSEACTNGSEVYPVPMGRRSTLYQWVRGLYQWVRGLYQWVRGLPCTNGSEAYPVPMGQRPTLYQWVRGLYQWVRGLPCTNGSEAYPVPMGQRPVPMGQRPTLYQWVRGLPCTNGSEAYPVPMGQRPTLYQWVRGLPCTNGSEAYPVPMGQRPTLYQWVRGLYQWVRGLPCTNGSEACTNGSEACTNGSEACTNGSEVYPVPMGQRSTLYQWVRGLPCTNGSEACTNGSEACTNGSEVYPVPMGQRPVPMGQRPVPMGQRPVPMGQRPTLYQWVRGLYQWVRGLPCTNGSEVCTNGSEACTNGSEVYPVPMGQRSTLYQWVRGLPCTNGSEVYPEPMGQRPTLYQWVRGLPCTNGSCSIDSIRKNQIVTEISHTVM from the exons ATGCCATTTCTAAACATATTATCTCTACGGTATAAAGATAATCAGAGGtctgtaccaatgggtcagaggcctaccctgtaccaatgggtcagaggcctaccctgtaccaatgggtcagaggcctaccctgtaccaatgggtcagaggcctaccctgtaccaatgggtcagaggcctaccctgtaccaatgggtcagaggcctaccctgtaccaatgggtcagaggcctaccctgtaccaatgggtcagaggcctgtaccaatgggtcagaggcctgtaccaatgggtcagaggcctgtaccaatgggtcagag gtcTGTACCAATGGATCAGAGGCCTGTACCATTGGGTCAGAGGCCTgtaccaatgtgtcagaggcctgtaccaatgggtcagaggtcggtaccaatgggtcagaggcctgtaccaatgggtcagaggtctaccctgtaccaatgggtcagaggtctaccctgtaccaatgggtcagaggcctaccctgtaccaatgggtcggaggtctaccctgtaccaatgggtcagaggtcggtaccaatgggtcagaggcctgtaccaatgggtcagaggcctgtaccaatgggtcagaggcctaccctgtaccaatgggtcagag gcctaccctgtaccaatgggtcagaggtctaccctgtaccaatgggtcagaggcctaccctgtaccaatgggtcggaggtctaccctgtaccaatgggtcagaggtcggtaccaatgggtcagaggcctgtaccaatgggtcagaggcctgtaccaatgggtcagaggcctaccctgtaccaatgggtcagaggtctaccctgtaccaatgggtcagaggtctaccctgtaccaatgggtcggaggtctaccctgtaccaatgggtcggaggtctaccctgtaccaatgggtcagag gcctaccctgtaccaatgggtcagaggcctgtaccaatgggtcagaggcctgtaccaatgggtcagaggcctaccctgtaccaatgggtcagaggcctgtaccaatgggtcggaggtctaccctgtaccaatgggtcggaggtctaccctgtaccaatgggtcagaggcctgtaccaatgggtcagaggcctgtaccaatgggtcagaggtctaccctgtaccaatgggtcagaggcctaccctgtaccaatgggtcagag gcctaccctgtaccaatgggtcagaggcctgtaccaatgggtcagag gcctaccctgtaccaatgggtcagaggcctaccctgtaccaatgggtcagaggcctgtaccaatgggtcagaggcctaccctgtaccaatgggtcagaggcctaccctgtaccaatgggtcagaggcctaccctgtaccaatgggtcagaggcctaccctgtaccaatgggtcagaggcctaccctgtaccaatgggtcagaggcctaccctgtaccaatgggtcagaggcctaccctgtaccaatgggtcagaggcctgtaccaatgggtcagaggtctaccctgtaccaatgggtcagaggcctgtaccaatgggtcagaggcctgtaccaatgggtcagaggcctgtaccaatgggtcagaggtctaccctgtaccaatgggtcagaggtctaccctgtaccaatgggtcagaggtctaccctgtaccaatgggtcagaggcctgtaccaatgggtcagaggcctgtaccaatgggtcagaggtctaccctgtaccaatgggtcagaggcctgtaccaatgggtcagaggcctgtaccaatgggtcagaggcctgtaccaatgggtcagaggcctaccctgtaccaatgggtcagaggcctgtaccaatgggtcagaggtctaccctgtaccaatgggtcagaggtctgtaccaatgggtcagaggcctgtaccaatgggtcagaggtctaccctgtaccaatgggtcagaggtctaccctgtaccaatgggtcagaggtctaccctgtaccaatgggtcagaggtctaccctgaaccaatgggtcagaggcctaccctgtaccaatgggtcagaggtcTACCCTGTACCAATGGGTCTTGTTCGATTGATTCAATCAGGAAAAACCAAATAGTCACTGAAATCTCACATACAGTCATGTAG
- the LOC127910714 gene encoding uncharacterized protein LOC127910714 isoform X10: MPFLNILSLRYKDNQRSVPMGQRPTLYQWVRGLPCTNGSEAYPVPMGQRPTLYQWVRGLPCTNGSEAYPVPMGQRPTLYQWVRGLYQWVRGLYQWVRGLYQWVRGLYQWIRGLYHWVRGLYQCVRGLYQWVRGRYQWVRGLYQWVRGLPCTNGSEVYPVPMGQRPTLYQWVGGLPCTNGSEVGTNGSEACTNGSEACTNGSEAYPVPMGQRSVPMVQRPVPMGQRSVPMGQRSTLYQWVRGLPCTNGSEVYPVPMGQRSVPMGQRPVPMGQRPVPMGQRPTLYQWVRGLPCTNGSEAYPVPMGRRSTLYQWVRGRYQWVRGLYQWVRGLYQWVRGLPCTNGSEVYPVPMGQRSTLYQWVGGLPCTNGSEVYPVPMGQRPTLYQWVRGLYQWVRGLYQWVRGLPCTNGSEACTNGSEVYPVPMGRRSTLYQWVRGLYQWVRGLYQWVRGLPCTNGSEAYPVPMGQRPTLYQWVRGLYQWVRGLPCTNGSEAYPVPMGQRPVPMGQRPTLYQWVRGLPCTNGSEAYPVPMGQRPTLYQWVRGLPCTNGSEAYPVPMGQRPTLYQWVRGLYQWVRGLPCTNGSEACTNGSEACTNGSEACTNGSEVYPVPMGQRSTLYQWVRGLPCTNGSEACTNGSEACTNGSEVYPVPMGQRPVPMGQRPVPMGQRPVPMGQRPTLYQWVRGLYQWVRGLPCTNGSEVCTNGSEACTNGSEVYPVPMGQRSTLYQWVRGLPCTNGSEVYPEPMGQRPTLYQWVRGLPCTNGSCSIDSIRKNQIVTEISHTVM; the protein is encoded by the exons ATGCCATTTCTAAACATATTATCTCTACGGTATAAAGATAATCAGAGGtctgtaccaatgggtcagaggcctaccctgtaccaatgggtcagaggcctaccctgtaccaatgggtcagaggcctaccctgtaccaatgggtcagaggcctaccctgtaccaatgggtcagaggcctaccctgtaccaatgggtcagaggcctaccctgtaccaatgggtcagaggcctaccctgtaccaatgggtcagaggcctgtaccaatgggtcagaggcctgtaccaatgggtcagaggcctgtaccaatgggtcagag gtcTGTACCAATGGATCAGAGGCCTGTACCATTGGGTCAGAGGCCTgtaccaatgtgtcagaggcctgtaccaatgggtcagaggtcggtaccaatgggtcagaggcctgtaccaatgggtcagaggtctaccctgtaccaatgggtcagaggtctaccctgtaccaatgggtcagaggcctaccctgtaccaatgggtcggaggtctaccctgtaccaatgggtcagaggtcggtaccaatgggtcagaggcctgtaccaatgggtcagaggcctgtaccaatgggtcagaggcctaccctgtaccaatgggtcagaggtcGGTACCAATGGTTCAGAGgcctgtaccaatgggtcagaggtcggtaccaatgggtcagaggtctaccctgtaccaatgggtcagaggtctaccctgtaccaatgggtcagaggtctaccctgtaccaatgggtcagaggtcggtaccaatgggtcagaggcctgtaccaatgggtcagaggcctgtaccaatgggtcagag gcctaccctgtaccaatgggtcagaggtctaccctgtaccaatgggtcagaggcctaccctgtaccaatgggtcggaggtctaccctgtaccaatgggtcagaggtcggtaccaatgggtcagaggcctgtaccaatgggtcagaggcctgtaccaatgggtcagaggcctaccctgtaccaatgggtcagaggtctaccctgtaccaatgggtcagaggtctaccctgtaccaatgggtcggaggtctaccctgtaccaatgggtcggaggtctaccctgtaccaatgggtcagag gcctaccctgtaccaatgggtcagaggcctgtaccaatgggtcagaggcctgtaccaatgggtcagaggcctaccctgtaccaatgggtcagaggcctgtaccaatgggtcggaggtctaccctgtaccaatgggtcggaggtctaccctgtaccaatgggtcagaggcctgtaccaatgggtcagaggcctgtaccaatgggtcagaggtctaccctgtaccaatgggtcagaggcctaccctgtaccaatgggtcagag gcctaccctgtaccaatgggtcagaggcctgtaccaatgggtcagag gcctaccctgtaccaatgggtcagaggcctaccctgtaccaatgggtcagaggcctgtaccaatgggtcagaggcctaccctgtaccaatgggtcagaggcctaccctgtaccaatgggtcagaggcctaccctgtaccaatgggtcagaggcctaccctgtaccaatgggtcagaggcctaccctgtaccaatgggtcagaggcctaccctgtaccaatgggtcagaggcctaccctgtaccaatgggtcagaggcctgtaccaatgggtcagaggtctaccctgtaccaatgggtcagaggcctgtaccaatgggtcagaggcctgtaccaatgggtcagaggcctgtaccaatgggtcagaggtctaccctgtaccaatgggtcagaggtctaccctgtaccaatgggtcagaggtctaccctgtaccaatgggtcagaggcctgtaccaatgggtcagaggcctgtaccaatgggtcagaggtctaccctgtaccaatgggtcagaggcctgtaccaatgggtcagaggcctgtaccaatgggtcagaggcctgtaccaatgggtcagaggcctaccctgtaccaatgggtcagaggcctgtaccaatgggtcagaggtctaccctgtaccaatgggtcagaggtctgtaccaatgggtcagaggcctgtaccaatgggtcagaggtctaccctgtaccaatgggtcagaggtctaccctgtaccaatgggtcagaggtctaccctgtaccaatgggtcagaggtctaccctgaaccaatgggtcagaggcctaccctgtaccaatgggtcagaggtcTACCCTGTACCAATGGGTCTTGTTCGATTGATTCAATCAGGAAAAACCAAATAGTCACTGAAATCTCACATACAGTCATGTAG
- the LOC127910714 gene encoding uncharacterized protein LOC127910714 isoform X17 — protein MPFLNILSLRYKDNQRSVPMGQRPTLYQWVRGLPCTNGSEAYPVPMGQRPTLYQWVRGLPCTNGSEAYPVPMGQRPTLYQWVRGLYQWVRGLYQWVRGLYQWVRGLYQWIRGLYHWVRGLYQCVRGLYQWVRGRYQWVRGLYQWVRGLPCTNGSEVYPVPMGQRPTLYQWVGGLPCTNGSEVGTNGSEACTNGSEACTNGSEAYPVPMGQRSVPMVQRPVPMGQRSVPMGQRSTLYQWVRGLPCTNGSEVYPVPMGQRSVPMGQRPVPMGQRPVPMGQRSTLYQWVRGLPCTNGSEVYPVPMGRRSTLYQWVGGLPCTNGSEVYPVPMGQRPTLYQWVRGLYQWVRGLYQWVRGLPCTNGSEACTNGSEVYPVPMGRRSTLYQWVRGLYQWVRGLYQWVRGLPCTNGSEAYPVPMGQRPTLYQWVRGLYQWVRGLPCTNGSEAYPVPMGQRPVPMGQRPTLYQWVRGLPCTNGSEAYPVPMGQRPTLYQWVRGLPCTNGSEAYPVPMGQRPTLYQWVRGLYQWVRGLPCTNGSEACTNGSEACTNGSEACTNGSEVYPVPMGQRSTLYQWVRGLPCTNGSEACTNGSEACTNGSEVYPVPMGQRPVPMGQRPVPMGQRPVPMGQRPTLYQWVRGLYQWVRGLPCTNGSEVCTNGSEACTNGSEVYPVPMGQRSTLYQWVRGLPCTNGSEVYPEPMGQRPTLYQWVRGLPCTNGSCSIDSIRKNQIVTEISHTVM, from the exons ATGCCATTTCTAAACATATTATCTCTACGGTATAAAGATAATCAGAGGtctgtaccaatgggtcagaggcctaccctgtaccaatgggtcagaggcctaccctgtaccaatgggtcagaggcctaccctgtaccaatgggtcagaggcctaccctgtaccaatgggtcagaggcctaccctgtaccaatgggtcagaggcctaccctgtaccaatgggtcagaggcctaccctgtaccaatgggtcagaggcctgtaccaatgggtcagaggcctgtaccaatgggtcagaggcctgtaccaatgggtcagag gtcTGTACCAATGGATCAGAGGCCTGTACCATTGGGTCAGAGGCCTgtaccaatgtgtcagaggcctgtaccaatgggtcagaggtcggtaccaatgggtcagaggcctgtaccaatgggtcagaggtctaccctgtaccaatgggtcagaggtctaccctgtaccaatgggtcagaggcctaccctgtaccaatgggtcggaggtctaccctgtaccaatgggtcagaggtcggtaccaatgggtcagaggcctgtaccaatgggtcagaggcctgtaccaatgggtcagaggcctaccctgtaccaatgggtcagaggtcGGTACCAATGGTTCAGAGgcctgtaccaatgggtcagaggtcggtaccaatgggtcagaggtctaccctgtaccaatgggtcagaggtctaccctgtaccaatgggtcagaggtctaccctgtaccaatgggtcagaggtcggtaccaatgggtcagaggcctgtaccaatgggtcagaggcctgtaccaatgggtcagaggtctaccctgtaccaatgggtcagaggtctaccctgtaccaatgggtcggaggtctaccctgtaccaatgggtcggag gtctaccctgtaccaatgggtcggaggtctaccctgtaccaatgggtcggaggtctaccctgtaccaatgggtcagag gcctaccctgtaccaatgggtcagaggcctgtaccaatgggtcagaggcctgtaccaatgggtcagaggcctaccctgtaccaatgggtcagaggcctgtaccaatgggtcggaggtctaccctgtaccaatgggtcggaggtctaccctgtaccaatgggtcagaggcctgtaccaatgggtcagaggcctgtaccaatgggtcagaggtctaccctgtaccaatgggtcagaggcctaccctgtaccaatgggtcagag gcctaccctgtaccaatgggtcagaggcctgtaccaatgggtcagag gcctaccctgtaccaatgggtcagaggcctaccctgtaccaatgggtcagaggcctgtaccaatgggtcagaggcctaccctgtaccaatgggtcagaggcctaccctgtaccaatgggtcagaggcctaccctgtaccaatgggtcagaggcctaccctgtaccaatgggtcagaggcctaccctgtaccaatgggtcagaggcctaccctgtaccaatgggtcagaggcctaccctgtaccaatgggtcagaggcctgtaccaatgggtcagaggtctaccctgtaccaatgggtcagaggcctgtaccaatgggtcagaggcctgtaccaatgggtcagaggcctgtaccaatgggtcagaggtctaccctgtaccaatgggtcagaggtctaccctgtaccaatgggtcagaggtctaccctgtaccaatgggtcagaggcctgtaccaatgggtcagaggcctgtaccaatgggtcagaggtctaccctgtaccaatgggtcagaggcctgtaccaatgggtcagaggcctgtaccaatgggtcagaggcctgtaccaatgggtcagaggcctaccctgtaccaatgggtcagaggcctgtaccaatgggtcagaggtctaccctgtaccaatgggtcagaggtctgtaccaatgggtcagaggcctgtaccaatgggtcagaggtctaccctgtaccaatgggtcagaggtctaccctgtaccaatgggtcagaggtctaccctgtaccaatgggtcagaggtctaccctgaaccaatgggtcagaggcctaccctgtaccaatgggtcagaggtcTACCCTGTACCAATGGGTCTTGTTCGATTGATTCAATCAGGAAAAACCAAATAGTCACTGAAATCTCACATACAGTCATGTAG
- the LOC127910714 gene encoding uncharacterized protein LOC127910714 isoform X14, which produces MPFLNILSLRYKDNQRSVPMGQRPTLYQWVRGLPCTNGSEAYPVPMGQRPTLYQWVRGLPCTNGSEAYPVPMGQRPTLYQWVRGLYQWVRGLYQWVRGLYQWVRGLYQWIRGLYHWVRGLYQCVRGLYQWVRGRYQWVRGLYQWVRGLPCTNGSEVYPVPMGQRPTLYQWVGGLPCTNGSEVGTNGSEACTNGSEACTNGSEAYPVPMGQRPTLYQWVRGLPCTNGSEAYPVPMGQRPVPMGQKPVPMGQRSVPMCQRPTLYQWVRGLPCTNGSEAYPVPMGRRSTLYQWVRGRYQWVRGLYQWVRGLYQWVRGLPCTNGSEVYPVPMGQRSTLYQWVGGLPCTNGSEVYPVPMGQRPTLYQWVRGLYQWVRGLYQWVRGLPCTNGSEACTNGSEVYPVPMGRRSTLYQWVRGLYQWVRGLYQWVRGLPCTNGSEAYPVPMGQRPTLYQWVRGLYQWVRGLPCTNGSEAYPVPMGQRPVPMGQRPTLYQWVRGLPCTNGSEAYPVPMGQRPTLYQWVRGLPCTNGSEAYPVPMGQRPTLYQWVRGLYQWVRGLPCTNGSEACTNGSEACTNGSEACTNGSEVYPVPMGQRSTLYQWVRGLPCTNGSEACTNGSEACTNGSEVYPVPMGQRPVPMGQRPVPMGQRPVPMGQRPTLYQWVRGLYQWVRGLPCTNGSEVCTNGSEACTNGSEVYPVPMGQRSTLYQWVRGLPCTNGSEVYPEPMGQRPTLYQWVRGLPCTNGSCSIDSIRKNQIVTEISHTVM; this is translated from the exons ATGCCATTTCTAAACATATTATCTCTACGGTATAAAGATAATCAGAGGtctgtaccaatgggtcagaggcctaccctgtaccaatgggtcagaggcctaccctgtaccaatgggtcagaggcctaccctgtaccaatgggtcagaggcctaccctgtaccaatgggtcagaggcctaccctgtaccaatgggtcagaggcctaccctgtaccaatgggtcagaggcctaccctgtaccaatgggtcagaggcctgtaccaatgggtcagaggcctgtaccaatgggtcagaggcctgtaccaatgggtcagag gtcTGTACCAATGGATCAGAGGCCTGTACCATTGGGTCAGAGGCCTgtaccaatgtgtcagaggcctgtaccaatgggtcagaggtcggtaccaatgggtcagaggcctgtaccaatgggtcagaggtctaccctgtaccaatgggtcagaggtctaccctgtaccaatgggtcagaggcctaccctgtaccaatgggtcggaggtctaccctgtaccaatgggtcagaggtcggtaccaatgggtcagaggcctgtaccaatgggtcagaggcctgtaccaatgg gtcagaggcctaccctgtaccaatgggtcagaggcctaccctgtaccaatgggtcagag gtctaccctgtaccaatgggtcagaggcctaccctgtaccaatgggtcagaggcctgtaccaatgggtcagaagcctgtaccaatgggtcagag gtcggtaccaatgtgtcagaggcctaccctgtaccaatgggtcagaggtctaccctgtaccaatgggtcagaggcctaccctgtaccaatgggtcggaggtctaccctgtaccaatgggtcagaggtcggtaccaatgggtcagaggcctgtaccaatgggtcagaggcctgtaccaatgggtcagaggcctaccctgtaccaatgggtcagaggtctaccctgtaccaatgggtcagaggtctaccctgtaccaatgggtcggaggtctaccctgtaccaatgggtcggaggtctaccctgtaccaatgggtcagag gcctaccctgtaccaatgggtcagaggcctgtaccaatgggtcagaggcctgtaccaatgggtcagaggcctaccctgtaccaatgggtcagaggcctgtaccaatgggtcggaggtctaccctgtaccaatgggtcggaggtctaccctgtaccaatgggtcagaggcctgtaccaatgggtcagaggcctgtaccaatgggtcagaggtctaccctgtaccaatgggtcagaggcctaccctgtaccaatgggtcagag gcctaccctgtaccaatgggtcagaggcctgtaccaatgggtcagag gcctaccctgtaccaatgggtcagaggcctaccctgtaccaatgggtcagaggcctgtaccaatgggtcagaggcctaccctgtaccaatgggtcagaggcctaccctgtaccaatgggtcagaggcctaccctgtaccaatgggtcagaggcctaccctgtaccaatgggtcagaggcctaccctgtaccaatgggtcagaggcctaccctgtaccaatgggtcagaggcctaccctgtaccaatgggtcagaggcctgtaccaatgggtcagaggtctaccctgtaccaatgggtcagaggcctgtaccaatgggtcagaggcctgtaccaatgggtcagaggcctgtaccaatgggtcagaggtctaccctgtaccaatgggtcagaggtctaccctgtaccaatgggtcagaggtctaccctgtaccaatgggtcagaggcctgtaccaatgggtcagaggcctgtaccaatgggtcagaggtctaccctgtaccaatgggtcagaggcctgtaccaatgggtcagaggcctgtaccaatgggtcagaggcctgtaccaatgggtcagaggcctaccctgtaccaatgggtcagaggcctgtaccaatgggtcagaggtctaccctgtaccaatgggtcagaggtctgtaccaatgggtcagaggcctgtaccaatgggtcagaggtctaccctgtaccaatgggtcagaggtctaccctgtaccaatgggtcagaggtctaccctgtaccaatgggtcagaggtctaccctgaaccaatgggtcagaggcctaccctgtaccaatgggtcagaggtcTACCCTGTACCAATGGGTCTTGTTCGATTGATTCAATCAGGAAAAACCAAATAGTCACTGAAATCTCACATACAGTCATGTAG